Proteins found in one Lycium ferocissimum isolate CSIRO_LF1 chromosome 6, AGI_CSIRO_Lferr_CH_V1, whole genome shotgun sequence genomic segment:
- the LOC132060275 gene encoding E3 ubiquitin-protein ligase RING1-like isoform X2 has product MSSLYFCYKCNHTVTITGDLICPTCNSDFVEHLENPNPNPQPEPDPIFSLLSSFLMSTQNPNPRQHPSPFTFGSGDFNPFEFLQTHLANRRASGVNFEFVIEGANMGNLGNVANFGDYFVGPGFEELIQHLAENDPNRYGTPPASKRAVEGLPNVKVDEELLRSELAQCAVCKDDFELGLDVKQMPCKHVYHEDCILPWLELHNSCPVCRYELPTDDPDYENRERRDDGGGSSGGRSTTISLPWPLGSFGSSSSSSQGGSSN; this is encoded by the coding sequence atgtcctcTCTTTATTTCTGCTACAAATGCAATCACACCGTCACCATTACCGGCGATCTAATTTGCCCTACTTGTAACAGTGATTTCGTTGAACATCTCGAAAACCCTAACCCTAATCCCCAACCCGAACCCGACCCGATTTTCTCCTTACTAAGTAGCTTCCTCATGTCAACCCAAAACCCTAACCCTAGACAACATCCAAGCCCATTCACTTTCGGGTCGGGTGATTTTAACCCGTTTGAGTTTCTTCAAACCCATTTAGCTAATCGTAGAGCTAGTGGTGTTAACTTTGAATTTGTAATTGAAGGGGCTAATATGGGTAATTTGGGTAACGTGGCTAATTTTGGGGATTATTTTGTTGGGCCTGGATTTGAGGAATTGATTCAACATTTAGCGGAAAATGACCCGAATCGATACGGGACACCACCGGCGTCGAAACGGGCTGTGGAAGGGCTACCGAACGTAAAAGTTGATGAGGAATTGTTACGTAGCGAATTGGCGCAATGTGCTGTTTGTAAGGATGATTTTGAGTTAGGTTTAGATGTTAAACAGATGCCTTGTAAACATGTTTATCATGAGGATTGTATTTTACCGTGGCTCGAGTTGCATAATTCGTGTCCTGTTTGTCGGTATGAGTTGCCTACCGATGATCCGGATTATGAGAATAGGGAAAGACGTGATGATGGGGGCGGCTCGAGTGGAGGAAGGTCTACTACGATATCGTTGCCGTGGCCTTTGGGGAGTTTTGGATCATCGTCGTCCTCTAGCCAAGGAGGATCATCAAATTAG
- the LOC132060273 gene encoding disease resistance protein RPP13-like: MVDAFVSFAVEKLGDFLIQEVGLRLSIREDVQWLTDELRFMQSFLKDAEEKQREDQRVQQWVFQINSFANDAVAILETYSFEAGRYSDDGFASRLKACACICRKETKFHKVGKEIQSLKQRIMDITRKRETYGIRSIDNIAGEGPSNRPNNQSAMVNTLRRTTSYVDDQDHIFVGFQDVVERLLAELLKKEPRRSAISIYGMGGLGKTTLARNLYKTPNIVSSFPTRAWVCVSQEYNTPDLLRSIIKSVQGCSNETLEMLERMTERDLESHLRHLLEEQKYLVVVDDVWHRESWESLKRAFPDSKNGSRVIITTRKEDVAERADNKGFVHKLRYLNQEESWELFCKKLLDVQVMVPTMERLARDMVDKCGGLPLAIVVLSGLLSHKKGLEQWQKVKDHLWQNIKDDSVEISYILSLSYNDLPTVLKQCFLYFGIFPEDHVIPVEEITRLWMAEGFIPNGEERMEDVAEGFLNELIRRSLIQVAYTNWEKVTQCRIHDLLRDLAVKKALEVNFFDIYDPRKHSISSLCLRHVIHGQAQRYLSLDLSNLKLRSVMFFDRDFYKLGIINFRNGFQHIYVLYLENHSIVPDAIGSLYHLKFLRLRGIPALPSSIGNLKNLQTLDVKNYIGKPCQLPPETANLINLRHLDAPYSKPLNRINKLTSLQVLRGIRCNQWKDVDPVDLVNLRELSMYEIKKSYSLNNISSLKSLSTLKLWCEGDESFPALEFLSSCQKLQKLGLNGRIEKLPPSNPFPNSITMMILFNSELMEDPMPILGMLPNLRDLQLLDRAYFGKEITCSDNSFSQLEFLVLELLIPPRKMAFSHKCNASD, translated from the coding sequence ATGGTTGATGCCTTTGTGTCATTTGCAGTTGAAAAACTGGGCGATTTCCTCATACAAGAAGTTGGCTTGCGTTTAAGTATAAGAGAGGATGTGCAGTGGCTGACTGATGAGCTGCGGTTCATGCAATCTTTCCTCAAAGATGCAGAGGAAAAGCAACGTGAAGATCAAAGAGTGCAACAATGGGTGTTTCAAATCAACTCTTTTGCTAATGACGCTGTCGCTATACTGGAGACTTACAGCTTCGAGGCTGGTAGATATAGTGACGATGGATTTGCAAGTCGTCTGAAGGCTTGCGCTTGCATCTGTAGGAAGGAGACCAAATTCCACAAAGTTGGCAAGGAGATTCAATCACTCAAGCAGCGAATCATGGACATCACTCGCAAACGAGAGACTTATGGTATTAGAAGTATTGATAATATTGCAGGAGAAGGGCCAAGTAATCGGCCAAACAATCAGTCTGCCATGGTCAATACACTGAGGAGAACTACCTCCTATGTGGATGATCAGGATCACATTTTTGTTGGCTTTCAAGATGTTGTAGAAAGACTGCTGGCTGAACTTCTCAAAAAAGAGCCTCGTCGTAGCGCCATCTCCATTTATGGAATGGGTGGATTAGGCAAGACCACTCTTGCGAGAAACCTCtacaaaactcctaatatagtCTCTAGCTTCCCAACACGTGCTTGGGTATGTGTTTCTCAAGAATATAATACCCCAGATCTCCTTCGAAGTATCATAAAATCTGTTCAAGGCTGCAGCAATGAAACACTTGAAATGTTGGAAAGGATGACTGAGAGAGATCTAGAAAGTCACCTTCGGCATCTGCTGGAAGAGCAAAAATACCTTGTGGTGGTCGATGATGTATGGCATAGAGAATCTTGGGAAAGTCTGAAAAGAGCATTCCCGGATAGCAAGAATGGCAGCAGAGTTATTATTACCACGCGGAAGGAGGATGTTGCCGAAAGAGCAGATAACAAAGGTTTTGTCCATAAACTCCGTTACCTTAACCAAGAAGAGAGTTGGGAACTCTTTTGCAAGAAACTACTCGATGTTCAGGTAATGGTCCCAACAATGGAAAGGCTAGCTAGAGATATGGTGGACAAGTGTGGAGGCTTACCTCTTGCAATTGTTGTTTTGAGCGGACTACTTTCGCATAAAAAGGGGCTAGAACAATGGCAAAAGGTGAAGGACCACCTTTGGCAGAATATTAAAGATGACTCTGTTGAAATCTCCTACATACTATCATTGAGCTACAATGATTTGCCAACTGTGCTCAAACAGTGTTTTCTTTACTTCGGTATTTTTCCAGAAGATCATGTGATCCCGGTGGAAGAAATAACACGGCTGTGGATGGCCGAAGGTTTCATACCaaatggagaagaaagaatggaggaTGTCGCTGAAGGCTTCTTGAATGAGCTGATAAGACGAAGCTTGATTCAAGTGGCATATACAAACTGGGAAAAAGTTACTCAATGTAGGATTCATGATCTACTTCGGGATCTTGCTGTAAAAAAGGCATTGGAGGTAAACTTCTTTGACATTTATGATCCAAGAAAGCACTCTATATCCTCCTTATGTCTCAGACATGTCATTCATGGTCAAGCACAAAGGTACCTCTCACTTGATCTTTCTAACTTGAAGTTAAGGTCAGTTATGTTCTTCGATAGAGATTTTTATAAGTTGGGTATTATAAACTTCCGTAATGGTttccaacatatatatgtattgtacTTGGAGAATCATTCTATAGTACCTGATGCCATAGGAAGTTTGTACCACCTTAAGTTCTTAAGATTGAGAGGTATCCCTGCTCTTCCTTCCTCCATAGGCAACCTCAAGAATTTACAGACACTTGATGTCAAAAACTACATCGGAAAGCCATGCCAACTACCCCCCGAGACAGCCAACCTAATAAATCTAAGACATTTAGATGCTCCATATTCAAAACCTCTGAATCGTATAAACAAACTCACAAGTCTTCAAGTTCTTAGAGGCATTCGTTGCAATCAGTGGAAAGATGTTGACCCTGTTGATTTAGTCAATCTTCGAGAATTAAGCATGTATGAGATTAAGAAATCTTACTCCCTAAACAACATTAGCAGCTTGAAAAGCCTTAGCACTCTCAAATTGTGGTGTGAAGGTGATGAATCATTCCCAGCCCTAGAATTTCTTAGTTCTTGTCAAAAGCTACAGAAATTGGGGTTAAATGGGAGAATAGAAAAACTGCCCCCGTCAAACccatttccaaattcaatcacaatgaTGATCCTTTTTAACTCAGAACTCATGGAAGATCCGATGCCTATTCTGGGAATGTTGCCAAACCTAAGGGATCTCCAATTATTAGACAGAGCTTATTTTGGAAAAGAAATTACCTGCAGTGATAACAGCTTCAGTCAACTGGAGTTCCTTGTTCTTGAACTCTTGATTCCACCTAGAAAGATGGCATTTAGCCACAAGTGCAATGCCTCTGATTAA
- the LOC132060275 gene encoding E3 ubiquitin-protein ligase RING1-like isoform X1, translating into MSSLYFCYKCNHTVTITGDLICPTCNSDFVEHLENPNPNPQPEPDPIFSLLSSFLMSTQNPNPRQHPSPFTFGSGDFNPFEFLQTHLANRRASGVNFEFVIEGANMGNLGNVANFGDYFVGPGFEELIQHLAENDPNRYGTPPASKRAVEGLPNVKVDEELLRSELAQCAVCKDDFELGLDVKQMPCKHVYHEDCILPWLELHNSCPVCRYELPTDDPDYENRERRDDGGGSSGGSGGRFTTISLLWPLGSFGSSSSSQGGSSN; encoded by the exons atgtcctcTCTTTATTTCTGCTACAAATGCAATCACACCGTCACCATTACCGGCGATCTAATTTGCCCTACTTGTAACAGTGATTTCGTTGAACATCTCGAAAACCCTAACCCTAATCCCCAACCCGAACCCGACCCGATTTTCTCCTTACTAAGTAGCTTCCTCATGTCAACCCAAAACCCTAACCCTAGACAACATCCAAGCCCATTCACTTTCGGGTCGGGTGATTTTAACCCGTTTGAGTTTCTTCAAACCCATTTAGCTAATCGTAGAGCTAGTGGTGTTAACTTTGAATTTGTAATTGAAGGGGCTAATATGGGTAATTTGGGTAACGTGGCTAATTTTGGGGATTATTTTGTTGGGCCTGGATTTGAGGAATTGATTCAACATTTAGCGGAAAATGACCCGAATCGATACGGGACACCACCGGCGTCGAAACGGGCTGTGGAAGGGCTACCGAACGTAAAAGTTGATGAGGAATTGTTACGTAGCGAATTGGCGCAATGTGCTGTTTGTAAGGATGATTTTGAGTTAGGTTTAGATGTTAAACAGATGCCTTGTAAACATGTTTATCATGAGGATTGTATTTTACCGTGGCTCGAGTTGCATAATTCGTGTCCTGTTTGTCGGTATGAGTTGCCTACCGATGATCCGGATTATGAGAATAGGGAAAGACGTGATGATGGGGGCGGCTCGAGTGGAGGAAG TGGGGGAAGGTTTACTACGATATCTTTGCTGTGGCCTTTGGGGAGTTTTGGATCGTCGTCGTCTAGCCAAGGAGGATCATCAAACTAG